The DNA sequence ATGATAGAGGCTTATAGACATGGCGGCAAGGTGCTTTTCTGTGGGAATGGCGGTTCTGCTGCAGACGCTCAGCACTTGGCAGCTGAGCTTGTTGGAAGGTTTAAAAAGGAAAGAAGGGCCCTTCCGGCCATTGCTTTACACGTCAATACGAGCGCTTTGACTGCAATAGCCAACGATTACAGTTATAGCGAGGTTTTTGTAAGACAACTTGAAGCTTTTGGTATGGAAGGAGATGTATTGGTTGGCATCTCCACCAGCGGCAAGAGCGAAAATGTCCTAAGGGCCTTGGCTCGAGCCAGGGATAAGGGTTTAAAGACAATCGCTCTTGTCGGGATGGATGATTCAAGGGTCACGCCCCTTTGCGATGTCGTTTTAGGGGTACCGTCGTACGACACACCTAGGGTCCAGGAGGTACATATGCTTTGGGGGCATATCATCTGCGGGTTGGTGGAGGGAGAGCTTTTTCATGGTTAACAACGGTAAACTAGCCGTCATCCTTGCCGGTGGCTTGGGCACTAGGCTTAGAAAGGTCGTCTCTGATGTGCCAAAATCGCTGGCGCCCATAGCGGGAAGGCCTTTCTTGGATTGGTTGCTGATGGCGCTTTGCCGGAAGGGTGTGGATGAGGTATTGCTTCTTTTAGGGTATGGCGCCGAAAAGATCAAGGCCTTCGTTGGCAACGGCAGTAAATGGGGAATTAAGGTGACTTACAGCTTAGAAGATGAGCCGCTGGATAAAGCCGGGGCATTAAGGAATGCTTTATCGTTGATAAGCAGACCAACCTTTTTCTTTTTAAACGGAGATACATTGCTGGATCTCAATTTTGACGAGATGCTTTCCTTTCACCTTAGCAAGAAAGCAAAGCTGACCATAGCAGTTAGGCCCTGGAAGGATCTTTCTCGCGTCGATCCCGTCAAAATAGATGATGAATTTAAGATTACCACCTTTGGTGTTAAAGACGTTCCATCGGAAGACGATGGGCTTTGGCTGGTTAATGGTGGCCTCTATGTGGTTGAGAAAGATATAGTAGAAGGACTTCCTCTGAAGCGTTTATCATGGGAAGCAACCGTGATACCTGATCTTGTTGAACGAGGTGTCGTGTATGCTTATGTATCGAACGGTTACTTCATAGATATCGGGGTTCCCGATGATTATTTCCGGGCGCAAAGAGAGATACCGGAGATTTTAAGGCCTTAGGGGGTATTCAGTTGAAAAAGGTATTTATCACGGGCATCGGTGGTTTCATAGGATCTCATCTTGCCAAGCACATGGCTGAAATGGGATATGAGGTTTACGGTTCATACTTTCGTCCGACTTCGGATATTGGTAATGTCCTTTCCTCAGCTACCAAAGTTTATAATGTAGATGTAAGATACAAGCCACACCTCAAGGAAGCCTTGGCCGAAGTAAGGCCTGATGTGGTATATCATCTTGCCGCCCAAAGCTATCCTATGGTGTCCTTTAAAGAACCTCTTTACACCATGGAAACTAATGTACTGGGCACGGTAAATTTATTTGAGTTACTTGTAGAGCTAGGGTTAAAATCTTCAAGGATAATGCTAGCTTCTTCTACAGCCGCATATGGATTTATTGATCCTTCGGAGACCCCTGTTAGAGAAGATCAACCCTTTAGGCCCGCCCATGTGTATGGGGTTTCCAAAGCTTCCCAGGATCTGCTCGGGTTTACCTACTTTAATGCCTACGGCCTTGATATAATAAGGCTTCGAATAGGCAACTGCGTAGGTCCCGGAAGAAAAGGAGAAGTTGTGTCCGATTTCACTTACAGGCGAGCTCAAATTGAGCTTGGAATTATCGAGCCGATCTTTCGTGTTGGGAACCTTCATACCAAACGAGCCTTCCTCGATGTAAGGGATGCCGTAGAAGGCTTTTTGCTCCTTCAAGAGAGGGGCAAAAGTGGTGAGGCTTATAACATATCCGGTGAAATACCTTGTTCCATTGAAGAGCTCTTGGAAGTTGTACTAAAAAGTTGTCCGGTAAGGGTAAAAGTCGTAGTCGACCAAGACCTTGTTCGCGAGAAGGACGAGCCAATTTATTGGAACGACTTGAGCAAGATAAAAAGAGAGACGGGCTTTACCCAAAGGATACCGCTAGAACGAACGGTTGAAGATATGGTGAAATGGTGGTTAGACAACTTAAAAAAGAGAGAGGGCGATGGTTGTGTATGTCGAAATTGACGGTGAAAAGCGCGACGTTAGGGAATTGGTCATAGAGGCTTTGGAAGAGACAAAAAAGTATATTCCGGTCGTCATTCAGGGTGTAGATTTGGTTGCCGATAAACTTGAAAAGGAGGAAACGCAGGAAGCGCTGGATTTGATGGCCAAATTGATGGAGGGCATCAGCTGGGTTATGAAGGTCATTCAAAACAGCATAATGTTGCTCGGGCTTAAGGGGGAAAATGTAGCTGACGGAAAATTGATTGAGGCCAGCCAGGCGTTAACCCATTCACTTGAGGATGCCATGCCCTCCCTCCAGGATGGTAAATTCTTTGAATTGGCCTATCGATTAAGGGAAGAGATATTGCCCAGGTTCAGGGATATGAAGCCCTACGTTGATGAACTCCACGACATAGCCACAAAGGAGGAGTAAATCTTTGAGGGCTGCGATTTTCCTGGATCGGGATGGGACGCTAATTCGAGAGGTTGGCTATCTTTCTTCTCTGACACAAATAGAAATACTGCCTGATGTGCCGAAGGCTCTTAAACTACTCAAATCATTAGGATATCTCTTGATAATCGTCACAAATCAAAGTGGCGTTGCAAGGGGTTTCTTTGACGAACCCTTTGTCTTGCAAGTTCACAGCGTCCTTCAGGAAAGGTTTATCGAACAAGGTGCTAGGATAGATGCCTTTTACTACTGTCCTCATCACCCAACCGAGGGCAAGCCGCCATATGATATAGACTGTGACTGCAGGAAGCCCAAAACGGGCATGTTGAAGAAAGCCGCAAGTGAACATGACATTGATATATCCAGATCTTGGGTGATTGGGGATTCTTTGGTTGACGCTCAGCTTGCCCAGAACGCTGGTTGCAAGGGCATCTTCCTTAAAGTGGACTGTGACTTGTTGTTACCTCCTTGCTGCATAGTAAAACCTGACCTCTGGGAAGCAGCCAGTTACATAGCATCTCAAGGTGCTTTGCGCTAAATTTTGCATTGATATGTGATGCCCAGATGATTCTAGCCAAATGGGAGGCCTGATCCTTTGTCGCTGAAGAGGGGTTTATTGTACTTCATCGGATTAACCGTAGGTGTAGGCGCTTTAGCATTGTATTACACCAGCGATAATGAGACATGGCATATACTTTCTAGGGCGAGGTGCTCTGGAATTGCTGTAGCTTTTATTGTATCAGCCGTAGGATGGATATCTGATGCCCTTCGCATACAGGTAATAGCCGATATCATGGAAGAACACATAGAATTTAAGACGTCTCTTCAATTGGTCTTTTTAAATTCCTTTGGTTCTGCCATTACCCCTTTTCAAGGTGGCGGAGGACCCCTTTTAATATATGTGCTTCACGGTAAGGGCATTCCCATTGGAAAGGGAGTAGCTTTAACCTTGGTTAGGACTATCTTTACGGTTTTAATGTTAGGTTTGTTCGTGCCGTTATCTTTTCTTTTTGTTCCGGAAGTATTAAAGGAAAGCGCAGCTATGACTGGTATATTTTTGTATGCAATAATATTTGGGCTTTTGTTCGGCGGGTTGATAGTCGTAAGCATAACCAAATCCGAAACCGTCAAACGCATCGCGAAGATCGTTACCCTGTGGATGGATCGGTTGAAGTTATTTAGGATGAGCGTACTCTCAACAGTTCGTTTTTTAAACAAACAAATTGACCTGTATAAACAAAACATGAAATTGCTCTTCAGGGGTGGGGTTTTGAAGTTCCTGTTGGTCGTTTTATTGACAGCCTTATATCTTGTTTCTTTAATAGGCACTTTACCAGCACTTGCCTGGGCATTGGGAATGCATGTATCCATTGAAAAGACAATCCTTGTCCAAGGGTTGTTTTTGTTTGTGCTTTATTTTGTTCCTACTCCTGGAGCCAGCGGAATAGCGGAAGGAGGAGGCGTGGCTGTTTACAAGGTCTTATTCCCCCTCAACATGACGGGGGTCCTTTCGATAGGATGGCGTTTTTTAGTCCACTATTTACCGACCCTTATTGGGGCAGTTATGGCGGTCGAAATGATAGGGTTAGAAATAATGTCTAAGATCATGCGAGGCAAGGATGATGAACTTAACTGATATAAGAAGTGTCGCATTTAAATGGAGAGGCGGATTGTGGACTGTTCTGTACCTCATAATTTTATTGCTTGCTAAGCCTACGCGCGAAGGCATATTCTTTGGGCTCATCTTTGTAATTGCAGGACAGATGGTAAGATGTTGGGCAGCCGGCTCCATTGGGCTTTATAGAGGTGTTGAAGTTAAAGCATCCAAACTGGTTACATGGGGCCCCTATGCCTTTGTCAGGAATCCCTTATATCTTGGTAATGGTCTAATAGGGTTTGGGTGGGCCATTATGGCCGGCGGATGGTCCGTTTCTTTATTTGTCACATCGTTTGTGATAATCTACTGCTTTTTGATAATCCCCTATGAAGAAGCTTTTTTGGAAAATAAATTTGGCGACAGCTATCTTAGATACAAGGCAAGAACTGGAGCTCTTTTAATTAGAAGATGGCCAAAAAAAGATGAAATAAGCGGGCCATTTTCGTTAGAGGTATTGCTGAAAAGCGAGAAGCATTCTATATACGTTACCCTAGTTGGGACAATATTACTTATAACGAGATTGTGGTGGTAAAACGTGGAAATTATTCTAGTAGATCCAAGGTCCATAGTGCCCACGTTATGCGTACTGGGAAGCCCCGTTTGCCGTTTCGAAGTCATATATAGCAATGAGATAATTTTAAGTGTTGGCCCAACCGACAAGTTGACACAATGTGAAGCTCCATCCTGGTTGAAGGAAGCTTGGGATGCAATTTGGAATGGCGAAATGCCTGAGGTGATATTGGGGACGACCAAAAGAATTTCGGATTTCGCCCAAAAAGTATATCGCATTGTGAGAGAGATACCCATTGGGGAGACCAAAACTTACGGCGAGGTGGCCTTTTTAGTCGGCAAGCCAAAAGGGGCAAGGGCTGTAGGCTCGATCTTGAGAAGTAACCCCTGGCCCCTCTTTATACCCTGTCATAGGGTCATAGGTAAAAGCGGCAAACTTTTAGGTTATGGCGGAGCGCAAGGAATCGAATTAAAGGGACGCCTTTTGGCTTACGAAGCTGACAAATGTCGTAGTCTATACTATCCTCCATCCGTATAATCTTTCCCATGTTTGTGCATACACTTTATTTTTAGGTATGGGATTCAGCGCTATGCCTTCCTCGACAGCGGCCTGAGCAACGGCTTCGGCTATTCGAGGAGTTGTCTCATCGCAAAATATGGGAGGCACTATATGGTCAGGAGAAAGGCGATTTTGGTCTACGGAGTTGGCAAAGCCATCTGCTGCCTCTAACAGCATTTTTGTTGTTATGGCAGCGGCACGTACATCAAGAGCTCCTCTCATTATGCCAGGGTATACCTGGAAACTGGCGATTGGATTGATCGTCGCGGTCCAAAATTGGCTGCTTGCCACTATCGCGGCTCCAATTTCTTTGGCGAGAGCAGGGCTTATCTCCGGTTCGGGCATGGCCATGCTGAAGACAATGGGTTCCTTATTCATAAGCTTTATGTAATCTGGGTCAAGCGCATCCTTGGCCGATAATCCTATAAATACGTCCGCATTGCTCATGGCCAGTTTTAGATCTTGATAGTCAGCGTCTATGCCAAGCCTTTCAGCCAGTTTAGCCTGTTCCTGGTTCATAAATGGGTTTGCAGGCGTAAGGATTCCATGGCTATTGACCATGACGATTTGTCTTGCACCCGCATCAAGGAGTAGTCGTGCCGTTGATATGCCTGCCTTGCCAGCCCCCCATATCGTTATTTTTATATCTTGAAGTTTTTTTCCGACCACTATTAAGGCGTTTTTAAGGGCTCCAAGAAGCGCTACTGCTATCCCGTAGTGGTCATCCGAAAAAACGGGGATGTCCAAAGTGCTTTGCAACTCCTCCAAAATCCTAAAGGAAGTTACCGACGTTATGTTGGATAAATTAAGGCCGCCTACGGTCGGAGTGATAAACCTGCACATCTGTACGATTTCCTCAGCGCTTTTGGCTTCAAGGCAGACAGGGAAGGCGTTGATGTCCCCAAAGGTCTTGTATATCAAGCATTTCCCTTCAAGTATCGGCAGCACGGCGTAAGGATTTGGCTCTTCAAAATTTAATATGGAAGACCCATTGGATACCACAAAGATGCAATTACCCCTTCCCGTGTATTCGAAGGAGGCGTCTTGGTCCTTGTCTATGATATTTGCTACAGCGAGACTTCCGGGAAAGTAGTTGCAGGCAAGGTCATCCGTCGTGCGAAGCCTGCTAGATGGATACACTGTTACCTTGCCTTTAACTCGCTTGTGTAACTCGATTGCGCGATGCCATTCAGTTGACATAAATTATCCTCCTCATAAATTAGACTCGATATCCTCTAAATCAAACTCCTGTCCGTCAAATGGCGCTATTACCTTACAACTGTCATTTGTCAAGTTATGGGCTATTTTTTCCGGCCCGGCCTCTATCACGCCTTTACCAAAGTGATTCAGTATAATAGCCTTAGGTGCAATGATATCTCTTATCAATGCTATGTGGTCTGCGGCTAAATGGTCTATTCCATTTCTAATGTGATGAAATGTCATATTGACTACTAAAAGCTCGCAATCGCTATACCTTCTTATGATTTCCTCGTCATATCGCGTATCACTGATAAACCCCAGAGTTTTCAATTTAGAATGTCTCAATATGAAACCATAGCACTCTACGCCGTGATGTATGAGCTTGATAGCTTCAATATTTCCATCGGGTATGTACACCATTTTTTTGTCCTGCCAGTAGCTAATGCATCCTATTTTCGAGTGGTAATGGGAAAGTAACACGCGCCCTTCTCCCAAGGCGGCGTCTTCTGGCAAGAGGAGCGTTCCCCGCTTTTTAAAACCTCCATGCGTAACGGCTTCTATCATGACGTTTATATCGTTGCTGTGGTCCAGGTGCTTATGGGTTAAGATGATCATTTCTATATCTTCCGGGTTAAAGGGTTTGCCAGCCTCACAAATTCTGACCAGCGAACCTGGTCCCGGATCGATTATGGCATGATATCCGTAAAGCCCCAACCATATACCACCAGTTGAGCGGGTTTGATTAATCATCACAAACCTTGCTCCTCCGGTACCTAGAAACTTTAAAAATGCCCCATCGTAGAGCCGGTTTTGCTGCATATGATCATTGCTCCTTAAAGTAGGGTAACAGCTGTTTGAATTCTGGCGTGCCAGATACGCCAAGCCACTGATAAACTATGCTTTCAGTTGGCAATACAAGGGCGCCACATTGAGAAAGCGTTCCAAGGGCTGCTAGGTGATGTTGCTCACGCCTGCTACCCGATGCCTCCGATGCCACTATCACGGAGTAACCTTCCTTTAACAGATCAAGGGCAGTAGCTAATACGCATATATGGGTTTCTATGCCGGCCAATACTATTTGTTCCCTTTCTTTGCCCAAGAACTCGATGAATCCCGGTTCATCGCAACAGGAAAAATGCACCTTTTCGAAACGAGGCGTTTCGGGAGCAAGGAGGCATGATATGTCCGAAGCTGTATGGCCAAGCCCCTTAGGATACTGTTCAGTGTATTTTATGGGGATAGACAGCAGTTGTGCGCTTTTTAATAAAAGCTTAATGTGTTTTATAATTGATTCATTGCCTGTTATGTTTGGCAGCAAACGTTCCTGGACATCTATAATCACCAGTTGGGACAGATTTTTCTTGAGCGTGTAAGACGTCATAAGATATAATCTCCTTTCTAAGGTATGCTTATATTTATTTTGCTTCAAAAGTAGTATTTTTTCTACTGGAAATTTTGTTCCCGTTATGTTATTCTCGTTCGGCCATCGGTTGCATATGATGGCAGGAGGTGTATAAGCCATGGCAGGTAAGAAAGATAAGCATAATGCAAACGATGATGAACAAGTTTATGTGGAGGACTTGCTCAAGATGATGTCATTGCAAGACTATCCGCCGTTCATCGAGAGATTGCTCTCTCAAATGCAGGGGTTTATGTGGGGATTTGTGTCTGACGGTGAGGAGGTTAAAAGGGTAGAGGAGCTTGCATCTGAAGGATATGATCTCGATGATCCTCAATATTTGCTCGAGCAATTAGCATGGATTAAAGAATATGCCGATTTGATAACTCCCGAGATTGAGGAATGCAATCGTGAAGAGGCTGTTATATTATCGTTTACCCCTATAGATAACGATGAGGC is a window from the Acetomicrobium flavidum genome containing:
- the gmhA gene encoding D-sedoheptulose 7-phosphate isomerase; amino-acid sequence: MLLSNIEEQIKASIEVKKMILDKPYLEAVERAANLMIEAYRHGGKVLFCGNGGSAADAQHLAAELVGRFKKERRALPAIALHVNTSALTAIANDYSYSEVFVRQLEAFGMEGDVLVGISTSGKSENVLRALARARDKGLKTIALVGMDDSRVTPLCDVVLGVPSYDTPRVQEVHMLWGHIICGLVEGELFHG
- a CDS encoding nucleotidyltransferase family protein yields the protein MVNNGKLAVILAGGLGTRLRKVVSDVPKSLAPIAGRPFLDWLLMALCRKGVDEVLLLLGYGAEKIKAFVGNGSKWGIKVTYSLEDEPLDKAGALRNALSLISRPTFFFLNGDTLLDLNFDEMLSFHLSKKAKLTIAVRPWKDLSRVDPVKIDDEFKITTFGVKDVPSEDDGLWLVNGGLYVVEKDIVEGLPLKRLSWEATVIPDLVERGVVYAYVSNGYFIDIGVPDDYFRAQREIPEILRP
- a CDS encoding GDP-mannose 4,6-dehydratase — translated: MKKVFITGIGGFIGSHLAKHMAEMGYEVYGSYFRPTSDIGNVLSSATKVYNVDVRYKPHLKEALAEVRPDVVYHLAAQSYPMVSFKEPLYTMETNVLGTVNLFELLVELGLKSSRIMLASSTAAYGFIDPSETPVREDQPFRPAHVYGVSKASQDLLGFTYFNAYGLDIIRLRIGNCVGPGRKGEVVSDFTYRRAQIELGIIEPIFRVGNLHTKRAFLDVRDAVEGFLLLQERGKSGEAYNISGEIPCSIEELLEVVLKSCPVRVKVVVDQDLVREKDEPIYWNDLSKIKRETGFTQRIPLERTVEDMVKWWLDNLKKREGDGCVCRN
- a CDS encoding D-glycero-alpha-D-manno-heptose-1,7-bisphosphate 7-phosphatase; protein product: MRAAIFLDRDGTLIREVGYLSSLTQIEILPDVPKALKLLKSLGYLLIIVTNQSGVARGFFDEPFVLQVHSVLQERFIEQGARIDAFYYCPHHPTEGKPPYDIDCDCRKPKTGMLKKAASEHDIDISRSWVIGDSLVDAQLAQNAGCKGIFLKVDCDLLLPPCCIVKPDLWEAASYIASQGALR
- a CDS encoding lysylphosphatidylglycerol synthase transmembrane domain-containing protein; the encoded protein is MSLKRGLLYFIGLTVGVGALALYYTSDNETWHILSRARCSGIAVAFIVSAVGWISDALRIQVIADIMEEHIEFKTSLQLVFLNSFGSAITPFQGGGGPLLIYVLHGKGIPIGKGVALTLVRTIFTVLMLGLFVPLSFLFVPEVLKESAAMTGIFLYAIIFGLLFGGLIVVSITKSETVKRIAKIVTLWMDRLKLFRMSVLSTVRFLNKQIDLYKQNMKLLFRGGVLKFLLVVLLTALYLVSLIGTLPALAWALGMHVSIEKTILVQGLFLFVLYFVPTPGASGIAEGGGVAVYKVLFPLNMTGVLSIGWRFLVHYLPTLIGAVMAVEMIGLEIMSKIMRGKDDELN
- a CDS encoding methyltransferase family protein, producing MNLTDIRSVAFKWRGGLWTVLYLIILLLAKPTREGIFFGLIFVIAGQMVRCWAAGSIGLYRGVEVKASKLVTWGPYAFVRNPLYLGNGLIGFGWAIMAGGWSVSLFVTSFVIIYCFLIIPYEEAFLENKFGDSYLRYKARTGALLIRRWPKKDEISGPFSLEVLLKSEKHSIYVTLVGTILLITRLWW
- a CDS encoding methylated-DNA--[protein]-cysteine S-methyltransferase, with amino-acid sequence MEIILVDPRSIVPTLCVLGSPVCRFEVIYSNEIILSVGPTDKLTQCEAPSWLKEAWDAIWNGEMPEVILGTTKRISDFAQKVYRIVREIPIGETKTYGEVAFLVGKPKGARAVGSILRSNPWPLFIPCHRVIGKSGKLLGYGGAQGIELKGRLLAYEADKCRSLYYPPSV
- a CDS encoding NAD(P)-dependent malic enzyme, which codes for MSTEWHRAIELHKRVKGKVTVYPSSRLRTTDDLACNYFPGSLAVANIIDKDQDASFEYTGRGNCIFVVSNGSSILNFEEPNPYAVLPILEGKCLIYKTFGDINAFPVCLEAKSAEEIVQMCRFITPTVGGLNLSNITSVTSFRILEELQSTLDIPVFSDDHYGIAVALLGALKNALIVVGKKLQDIKITIWGAGKAGISTARLLLDAGARQIVMVNSHGILTPANPFMNQEQAKLAERLGIDADYQDLKLAMSNADVFIGLSAKDALDPDYIKLMNKEPIVFSMAMPEPEISPALAKEIGAAIVASSQFWTATINPIASFQVYPGIMRGALDVRAAAITTKMLLEAADGFANSVDQNRLSPDHIVPPIFCDETTPRIAEAVAQAAVEEGIALNPIPKNKVYAQTWERLYGWRIV
- a CDS encoding MBL fold metallo-hydrolase yields the protein MINQTRSTGGIWLGLYGYHAIIDPGPGSLVRICEAGKPFNPEDIEMIILTHKHLDHSNDINVMIEAVTHGGFKKRGTLLLPEDAALGEGRVLLSHYHSKIGCISYWQDKKMVYIPDGNIEAIKLIHHGVECYGFILRHSKLKTLGFISDTRYDEEIIRRYSDCELLVVNMTFHHIRNGIDHLAADHIALIRDIIAPKAIILNHFGKGVIEAGPEKIAHNLTNDSCKVIAPFDGQEFDLEDIESNL
- a CDS encoding isochorismatase family protein; its protein translation is MTSYTLKKNLSQLVIIDVQERLLPNITGNESIIKHIKLLLKSAQLLSIPIKYTEQYPKGLGHTASDISCLLAPETPRFEKVHFSCCDEPGFIEFLGKEREQIVLAGIETHICVLATALDLLKEGYSVIVASEASGSRREQHHLAALGTLSQCGALVLPTESIVYQWLGVSGTPEFKQLLPYFKEQ